A stretch of Amycolatopsis balhimycina FH 1894 DNA encodes these proteins:
- the cutA gene encoding divalent-cation tolerance protein CutA, with product MAVHLLVTTTTPDRDSGAKLAGSAVAARLAATAQVTGPVASFFWHLGEQGEGEEWNVTFKTTDARYAELEAHIVEQHPWSKPEVTAVELVRGSADYLQWVEASTNSDA from the coding sequence ATGGCAGTCCACCTTCTCGTGACCACAACCACCCCGGACCGCGACTCCGGCGCGAAGCTCGCCGGCTCAGCGGTGGCCGCTCGCCTGGCGGCCACAGCACAGGTGACCGGCCCGGTCGCGTCGTTCTTCTGGCACCTCGGCGAGCAGGGCGAGGGCGAGGAGTGGAACGTGACGTTCAAGACCACGGACGCCCGCTACGCCGAACTGGAAGCGCACATCGTCGAGCAGCACCCGTGGAGCAAGCCGGAGGTGACCGCCGTCGAGCTCGTGCGCGGCTCCGCCGACTACCTGCAGTGGGTCGAGGCGTCGACGAACTCGGACGCTTAG
- a CDS encoding DUF2510 domain-containing protein, with the protein MGLIRKSLMISTGGLVRGSSKKQRVAKKSLRELQAQTRLQQQALAQQAVSPAAQPPAPAGPPAGWYPSPTQQGATQWWDGVRWTEHFRPAS; encoded by the coding sequence GTGGGCCTCATCCGGAAGTCCCTGATGATCAGCACGGGCGGGCTCGTCCGCGGCAGCAGCAAGAAGCAGCGCGTCGCCAAGAAGTCCCTGCGTGAGCTCCAGGCACAAACCAGGCTTCAGCAGCAAGCGCTCGCACAGCAGGCGGTTTCCCCTGCCGCGCAGCCGCCCGCGCCCGCCGGGCCGCCGGCAGGCTGGTACCCGTCGCCGACGCAGCAGGGCGCGACACAGTGGTGGGACGGCGTCCGATGGACTGAGCACTTCAGACCGGCGTCCTAG